The Patescibacteria group bacterium genome has a segment encoding these proteins:
- a CDS encoding rod shape-determining protein codes for MFNPFSNLKKDIAIDLGTATTLAYVKGEGIVITEPSVVAINQKTGQVLAIGQEAKRMVGRTPTHIVASRPLVKGVISDFEIAEQMLKYFIEGAYKNRVVFPRPRVIVGIPCGLTEVEKKSVRDATKNAGARKVYLIEQPIAAAIGARLPIQEPGGNFIVDIGGGTTDIAVISLGGIVLAQSLKIAGDKLDQDIIDFSQEEYHLLIGSRTAEKVKIKVGSAYSSKEIKSSKNGKIEMPIRGRNLITGLPEEVIVGEESIRIALQKSIKQIVSAIKDTIEATPPELVADVMARGIFLAGGGSMLRGLAELISKETKIPTKIIEDPLTAVVRGAGMVLENLDQLEDVLSEKEEFEPPHQ; via the coding sequence ATTGCCATTGACTTGGGCACAGCCACAACTCTTGCTTATGTGAAAGGAGAGGGGATTGTCATTACAGAGCCGTCTGTAGTAGCGATTAACCAAAAAACAGGGCAAGTTTTAGCAATTGGTCAGGAAGCCAAGAGAATGGTAGGCAGAACCCCGACCCATATTGTCGCCAGCAGACCATTGGTTAAAGGCGTAATTTCGGATTTTGAAATAGCCGAACAAATGCTTAAATATTTTATAGAAGGCGCTTATAAAAATCGGGTTGTTTTTCCAAGACCAAGAGTGATTGTTGGTATTCCTTGCGGGCTCACCGAGGTGGAGAAAAAATCGGTTCGAGATGCTACTAAGAATGCTGGTGCTAGAAAGGTTTATTTAATAGAGCAACCAATCGCAGCTGCGATAGGAGCGCGTTTGCCGATTCAGGAGCCGGGCGGGAATTTCATTGTTGATATAGGGGGTGGAACGACCGATATTGCGGTGATATCTCTCGGCGGGATTGTCCTTGCCCAAAGCTTGAAGATTGCGGGCGACAAACTTGACCAGGATATTATTGATTTCAGCCAAGAAGAATATCACTTATTAATTGGTTCTCGTACTGCGGAAAAAGTAAAAATCAAAGTTGGCTCGGCTTATTCCAGTAAAGAAATTAAATCCAGTAAAAACGGCAAAATAGAGATGCCGATTCGTGGGAGGAATTTGATTACTGGGTTGCCGGAAGAGGTGATAGTGGGCGAAGAGAGCATCAGGATTGCTCTTCAGAAATCAATAAAGCAAATCGTGAGCGCTATTAAAGACACGATAGAGGCGACTCCACCGGAATTAGTGGCTGATGTTATGGCTCGGGGAATTTTCTTGGCAGGAGGCGGGTCTATGTTAAGGGGGTTAGCCGAATTAATTTCCAAAGAAACTAAAATTCCGACTAAAATTATTGAAGACCCTTTAACTGCAGTGGTGAGGGGCGCTGGCATGGTATTGGAAAATCTTGACCAGTTAGAAGATGTTTTATCTGAAAAAGAAGAATTTGAGCCACCGCACCAGTAA